A region from the Desulfomarina profundi genome encodes:
- the yaaA gene encoding peroxide stress protein YaaA: protein MLLILAPSKTQTFNGRDFPLYFQPLFPDKTEFLVNQLQTMSKDELATILKTSRKLTETTYERIHSFELPLQKGHVHQAFFTFQGDVYSGIAAESYSKSQLLYCQDHIFILSGLYGILRPLDLMHPYRLEMGTKLATSRGKNLYHFWSDTITEEINRTLKDTGSTTVVNLASTEYSRTILKKKLRGKRVDVVFQQKKNSVYKTIPIHSKRARGYMTHFVINNAIEKAEDLKKFDLEGYRFHSRDSTELCWVFRQSK from the coding sequence ATGCTCCTTATTCTTGCACCTTCCAAAACACAGACCTTCAATGGACGGGATTTCCCCCTCTATTTTCAGCCACTCTTTCCAGACAAAACTGAGTTTCTGGTAAACCAACTCCAGACCATGTCAAAGGATGAACTGGCAACCATTTTGAAAACCAGCAGAAAACTGACGGAAACAACTTACGAGCGTATCCACAGTTTCGAATTACCCCTGCAGAAAGGCCATGTTCACCAGGCCTTTTTCACCTTCCAGGGAGATGTTTACAGTGGAATAGCAGCAGAGTCATACAGCAAAAGCCAACTCCTGTACTGCCAGGATCATATCTTTATTCTGTCGGGACTGTATGGAATTCTGCGTCCTCTTGACCTCATGCATCCATACAGACTGGAAATGGGAACAAAACTGGCCACGAGCAGGGGAAAAAACCTCTATCATTTCTGGAGTGATACCATCACTGAAGAAATAAACAGAACACTTAAAGATACGGGGTCAACCACGGTCGTCAATCTCGCTTCAACCGAATATTCCAGAACAATTCTCAAGAAAAAGCTGCGTGGAAAAAGAGTGGATGTGGTTTTTCAACAGAAAAAAAACTCTGTTTACAAGACAATTCCCATCCATTCCAAACGGGCCAGGGGATATATGACGCATTTTGTCATCAACAATGCCATTGAAAAAGCAGAAGACCTCAAAAAATTCGACCTCGAAGGTTACAGATTTCACTCCCGGGATTCAACAGAACTGTGCTGGGTATTCAGGCAAAGCAAGTAG
- a CDS encoding hydrogenase maturation protease, translating to MLEHLRGERILVVVDSVQLGFPPGTVHQLPWDKIPSLGSRPVSGHGIGIREAVEVAFRIYPKKVPAEMYLVGIEGHRFDQLGAEMSDEVAAAIDPAMGQVLDLLSPISSEFRRRQVQSFSESSLTCSKQ from the coding sequence TTGCTGGAACATTTGCGGGGAGAGCGGATTCTCGTGGTGGTTGACAGTGTCCAGCTGGGATTTCCCCCGGGAACAGTGCATCAATTACCCTGGGATAAAATCCCATCTCTCGGGAGCCGTCCTGTCAGCGGGCATGGAATCGGAATACGGGAAGCTGTAGAGGTTGCTTTCAGGATCTATCCGAAAAAGGTGCCGGCTGAAATGTACCTGGTGGGAATAGAGGGACACCGGTTTGATCAGTTGGGAGCGGAGATGAGTGATGAAGTTGCTGCGGCAATTGATCCTGCCATGGGTCAGGTGCTTGATCTCCTGTCCCCCATTTCTTCTGAATTCAGGCGGCGTCAGGTTCAAAGTTTTTCTGAGTCTTCCCTTACCTGTAGTAAACAATAG
- a CDS encoding DUF1641 domain-containing protein gives MNEALILEKLDALSDEVRSLKKDVLQELRRDLEPVLESTRPATVGFLQDVENGQAKERLLKLSSTLLASVEELSEAVRCVSSEDGEKSTAFPKSVQFLTDVESEFHIDELAILMRKAITNLDTMGEGLDMLKAGVEFRDEMAPVLRLMYPKIVRFLNSLHEGEFQAEKLGDLLHTVLLNIHTLSDLLNMIQPFTELVKEVGVLMKETDIINGMNIWLDSLQQESGLVRLAGTSMAALRKLDCSEEQVNEICRAIENLDLSSAEPVGLMGMVKQMNDPKVKEAIGFIFMILQTIGACLHTCRMNGEKQKI, from the coding sequence ATGAATGAAGCGTTGATTCTGGAGAAGCTGGATGCTCTCAGCGATGAAGTGAGATCATTGAAAAAAGATGTTCTTCAGGAGTTGAGGCGTGATCTTGAACCTGTTCTCGAATCAACTCGTCCTGCGACAGTCGGATTCCTGCAGGATGTTGAAAACGGACAGGCAAAGGAAAGGCTCCTGAAATTGTCCTCGACACTGCTTGCAAGTGTGGAGGAGTTGAGCGAAGCTGTGAGGTGTGTCAGCAGTGAAGACGGGGAAAAGAGTACGGCTTTTCCCAAAAGTGTACAGTTCCTGACTGATGTGGAGAGTGAATTCCATATTGATGAACTGGCTATTCTGATGCGCAAGGCCATAACAAACCTGGATACCATGGGAGAAGGTCTGGATATGCTGAAGGCCGGGGTGGAATTCAGGGATGAGATGGCTCCGGTTCTCCGGCTTATGTATCCCAAAATTGTCAGGTTTCTGAATTCTCTCCATGAGGGTGAATTCCAGGCGGAAAAGCTCGGGGATCTGCTGCATACGGTTCTGTTGAACATTCATACTCTGAGCGATCTGTTGAATATGATTCAGCCGTTTACTGAGCTGGTCAAGGAGGTCGGTGTCCTGATGAAGGAGACGGATATTATTAATGGAATGAATATCTGGCTTGACAGCCTGCAGCAGGAAAGTGGCCTTGTCAGGTTGGCCGGAACGTCCATGGCGGCACTCAGGAAACTGGACTGCAGTGAAGAACAGGTCAACGAAATCTGTCGGGCCATTGAAAATCTGGACCTGTCGAGTGCTGAGCCGGTGGGGCTCATGGGCATGGTTAAACAGATGAACGATCCCAAGGTCAAAGAAGCAATCGGCTTTATTTTCATGATTCTGCAGACAATTGGAGCCTGTCTTCATACGTGCAGAATGAATGGAGAAAAGCAGAAGATATAA